The genomic DNA GTTGAATTGGAATACTGATTCTTCGTGTGTGAAGGATATCGGAACATCACATTTGATTTCAGCAAGCTTTCTGCTTAAATAAAGCATGTCCAAATCTTGCTCTATTTTTGTTTTTTGCGCTTTAGTAAGCAATTGTAAATTCGAAATAATGCCTTCCACATGCTCAAATTGTTGAACCAATTTAAGAGCTGTTTTTTCTCCAATTCCTTTTACACCTGGATAATTATCACTAGGATCTCCCATTAACGCTTTTACATCAATCATTTGCTTTGGAAGAATCCCCTTGTCTGTATAGAAAGAATCAGGGGTATGAACGGCATAATTTCCGAACCCTTTTTGAAGTAATATGACCTTAATTCGTTCATCTAACAATTGAAGAATATCACGATCTCCCGTTAATATGCTAACCTCAAAATCGTTCATAGAAGCCTTGGCTATCGTACCAATACAATCGTCTGCCTCGTACCCTTCTAACCCAATATTAGGAATGTCAAATGCACTAACTACTTCCTTGACTAAATCAAACTGTGGAATCAATTCAACGGGTGCATCTGAACGATTAGCTTTATATTCTGTAAACATTTCATTTCGGAATGTTTTGCTTCCCATATCCCAGCAAACAGCTACGTGGCTTGGCTTAAAGGTTGATATCGCCGTTAAAAAATGTTTCACAAAACCATGAACACCATTTGTTGGTATTCCTTTAGAATTTATCATAAATTGACCCGATACACTTGTTGCAAAAAACGCACGAAATAACAGTGCCATCCCATCAACAAGTAATAGGGAACGATCTTTAGATTCGTTTGTCATTCATGGTCCTCCTCTTAGAGCATAATTCCCATTATAACATGAAAATTAATGATCAAAGATGGTATTGTTTTCTTTATTGCGTTCTCTTAACTTCAATTCCCTGCTTTTCTAATTCATAGTACATAGCCATTTTTGCTTTCCTTACATTTTCATTTAACAATAAGGTATAGCTTTTATCGTTTGAAAAAGTAAGTG from Robertmurraya sp. FSL R5-0851 includes the following:
- a CDS encoding 5'-3' exonuclease; the protein is MTNESKDRSLLLVDGMALLFRAFFATSVSGQFMINSKGIPTNGVHGFVKHFLTAISTFKPSHVAVCWDMGSKTFRNEMFTEYKANRSDAPVELIPQFDLVKEVVSAFDIPNIGLEGYEADDCIGTIAKASMNDFEVSILTGDRDILQLLDERIKVILLQKGFGNYAVHTPDSFYTDKGILPKQMIDVKALMGDPSDNYPGVKGIGEKTALKLVQQFEHVEGIISNLQLLTKAQKTKIEQDLDMLYLSRKLAEIKCDVPISFTHEESVFQFNQEKVLTKFKEVEFRGLDRLLPDQQILA